One segment of Tenrec ecaudatus isolate mTenEca1 chromosome 1, mTenEca1.hap1, whole genome shotgun sequence DNA contains the following:
- the LOC142444987 gene encoding olfactory receptor 7E24-like, producing MESQNLTSVPEFLLLGLSEEPALQPVLFGLFLSMYLITVAGNLLIVLAVSSDKHLHTPMYFFLSNLSLVDIGFISTTVPKMLVNIQTQNKSITYVGCLTQVSFFNLLGCWDSMLLTVMAYDRFVAICSPLHYPVIMNTHRCGFLVLVSFFISLLDSQLECLLVSQVTLCMTVEIPHFFCDPPQLVKFACSDTTLTTILLNCVVAVVGCVPVSGIVFSYMRIISAILRVSSSSAKYKAFSTCGSHLSIVCVFYGTGIGVYLTSAVSSSSRKVAVASVMYTLVTPMLNPFIYSLRNRDIKSALKRLLSRTI from the coding sequence ATGGAGTCACAAAATCTAACAAGTGTCCCAGAATTCCTCCTCCTGGGCCTTTCTGAGGAGCCAGCACTGCAGCCCGTCCTCTTTGGGCTGTTCCTGTCCATGTACCTGATCACTGTGGCTGGAAACCTGCTCATCGTCCTGGCTGTCAGCTCTGATAAACACCtccacacccccatgtacttcttcctctctaACCTCTCCTTGGTGGACATCGGTTTCATCTCCACCACAGTCCCCAAAATGCTGGTGAACATCCAGACACAGAACAAATCCATCACCTATGTGGGCTGCCTGACACAAGTGTCTTTTTTCAATCTCCTTGGATGTTGGGACAGTATGTTGCTCACCGTGATGGCTTACGACAGGTTCGTGGCTATATGCTCCCCTCTGCACTATCCAGTCATCATGAACACCCACCGCTGTGGCTTCCTAGTTTTGGTGTCTTTTTTCATCAGTCTTTTGGACTCCCAGCTGGAATGTTTGTTGGTGTCACAGGTTACATTGTGCATGACTGTGGAAATCCCTCATTTCTTCTGCGATCCTCCTCAACTAGTTAAGTTTGCCTGTTCGGACACTACCCTCACTACCATACTGTTAAATTGTGTGGTTGCCGTCGTTGGTTGTGTTCCAGTCTCAGGAATTGTTTTCTCCTATATGAGAATTATTTCTGCAATCCTGAGAGTCTCCTCTTCAAGTGCAAAGTAtaaagccttctccacctgtggcTCCCACCTATCGATCGTTTGCGTATTTTACGGAACAGGTATCGGGGTGTACCTCACATCAGCTGTGTCTTCTTCTTCCAGAAAGGTTGCAGTGGCCTCAGTGATGTACACCTTGGTCACCCCTATGTTGAACCCCTTCatctacagcctgagaaaccgagATATCAAGAGTGCCTTGAAGAGGCTCCTTAGCAGAACTATCTAA